The nucleotide sequence GAGTATCTGGAAGCTAAAGAAGAGGATTTCCAAATAAAGCTCTTTGGAATCGATTATGCAAAGAAGTTTGTGAATATTGAACACCGTCAAGTTTTGGGCAGCTTAATGTCCCTTGGTTTGAAGCGTGGGAAATTTGGAGATATCCTGATTGATGGCGATGTGGTTCAATTTTTCGCAGCTGAGGAAATCGCCGATTACATCCGGCTTCAATTAGAATCGATTGGCAAGGCATCAATTGGCTTGTCAGAACTTCCATTTGAAAATGCAGTCGCGATTGCTGAGGAATGGAATGAAATGAACACTACAGTCTCTTCACTGCGCCTAGATACCGTCATGTCTGCGCTATTCAATCTTTCAAGACAAAAATCCCAGCTGCTCATTCAGCACGGCCAAGTAAAAGTCAATTGGACAGCGATTGAAAATACTGCATTTGAATGCGGCGAAGGCGATGTCATCTCCGCACGTGGATACGGGCGTGCGAAAATGATCACAATTGAAGGAAAAACAAAAAAAGATAAATATCGAGTTATTGCCGGAAGAAAAAAATAATTATATAGTAATAGAAGAAGGATTTTTAGTTTATTTGTCGAATCATTGCTTTAAGTACATAAAGGATTATAACTTAATGGGAGGTGGCGTCATGCCTTTAACGCCGTTAGATATACACAACAAAGAATTCAATAAGGGATTTCGCGGGTATGATGAAGATGAAGTGAATGAGTTTCTTGATAATGTGATCAAGGACTACGAACTAATTATCCGAGAGAAAAAAGAGCTTGAAGAAAAGCTGAATGAAATGAATTCAAGGCTTGGTCATTTTACGAATATTGAAGAAAC is from Mesobacillus boroniphilus and encodes:
- a CDS encoding RNA-binding protein, translated to MSIYQHFRPEEREFIDQVINWKEYVEQNYAPKLTDFLDPREQQILSTVIGKHADVKWEFFGGAKGTERKRALLFPEYLEAKEEDFQIKLFGIDYAKKFVNIEHRQVLGSLMSLGLKRGKFGDILIDGDVVQFFAAEEIADYIRLQLESIGKASIGLSELPFENAVAIAEEWNEMNTTVSSLRLDTVMSALFNLSRQKSQLLIQHGQVKVNWTAIENTAFECGEGDVISARGYGRAKMITIEGKTKKDKYRVIAGRKK